A single genomic interval of Rhododendron vialii isolate Sample 1 chromosome 3a, ASM3025357v1 harbors:
- the LOC131319575 gene encoding transcription factor LAF1-like translates to MGIEKPKQLKHKKGLWSPDEDQRLRNYILKHGHGCWTSVPLNAGLQRNGKSCRLRWINYLRPGLKRGIFTAQEEERVLSLHGMLGNKWSQIAQHLPGRTDNEIKNYWHSYLKKKVAKAEHADHLRNKTENTSPSTGNFTESSISSLNSTNRNSSFESFEFADGSSTEANQAMAQGNMPTPKVLFAEWLALDQFQRQGGFGNSVSKDPSDHRNPSIPDSFLNGFLNDQGLVGGEFQLESSNGSAEEMFNPQFIKSGDWFSESGFGSFVNETEDDMCNHFDMTNGVMYI, encoded by the exons ATGGGGATAGAAAAGCCAAAACAGCTGAAGCACAAGAAGGGATTATGGTCACCAGACGAAGATCAAAGGCTCAGGAACTACATCCTCAAACATGGCCATGGCTGCTGGACCTCTGTTCCTCTCAATGCCG GATTGCAAAGGAATGGAAAGAGTTGCAGACTAAGGTGGATTAATTACCTGAGGCCTGGCCTAAAGAGGGGAATATTTACTGCACAAGAGGAGGAGAGAGTCCTGAGTCTCCATGGCATGTTAGGCAACAA ATGGTCTCAAATCGCTCAGCATCTGCCCGGAAGAACAGATAACGAGATAAAGAACTACTGGCATTCTTATCTGAAAAAGAAAGTGGCCAAAGCAGAACACGCTGACCACCTCCGTAACAAAACCGAAAACACAAGTCCAAGCACTGGAAATTTCACAGAATCCTCAATCTCTTCGCTGAACTCCACAAACCGAAACTCAAGCTTCGAGTCTTTTGAGTTCGCAGACGGATCATCAACCGAGGCCAATCAGGCCATGGCACAAGGCAACATGCCAACCCCGAAGGTTTTATTTGCCGAGTGGCTAGCACTGGATCAGTTTCAAAGGCAGGGGGGATTCGGGAATTCAGTTTCCAAGGATCCTTCTGATCACCGCAACCCAAGCATCCCGGATTCGTTTCTCAACGGATTCCTGAACGATCAGGGTTTGGTTGGCGGCGAGTTTCAGCTGGAATCAAGCAATGGTTCCGCTGAGGAAATGTTCAATCCGCAATTCATCAAGTCAGGAGATTGGTTTTCCGAAAGCGGGTTCGGTAGTTTTGTGAATGAGACTGAGGATGATATGTGCAACCATTTCGATATGACCAATGGCGTAATGTATATATGA